One Acropora palmata chromosome 2, jaAcrPala1.3, whole genome shotgun sequence genomic window carries:
- the LOC141874495 gene encoding uncharacterized protein LOC141874495: MTWFCYHRSILRVLFCSLYYLGSVHPKPIPQDGGTVTQTGEPSHFQVDDKAAEIEVNANPAGVKVNAKPASLQVVAKPGTPAVPIFHPSIHLAQHYAPPPVIHRQPAVFYHGCSHFPFCHPWFYNGIKRGKLPRPGNDQKTKRAHKSDIPRANKHKSDVQSRKRQFIFSVPQLSQPSPLGALTDFNTFGSYRYGSLPQLAGVNSPLGGYILRPNPQVSSYASPSQLAFQQQAQQIASTRSLFPTIADAPENSENLRGYEKLYRELNSLTTMYNAMLKRKTMDNFQGLGYNSPFGIDSGGTFSNERSNLAYVPSILGTPQYSSPAGYSKLYLPSQLSQLYARQRSLMQPIGLPGSSVAEQPLSPYAALSPMLPRLQIVSRSKVPRALAKKTRKHTRRMREKRKAKRQTFVEPIFGEEPNNVDDLMEDGISQGYKRELILAPTLQTSTQQFQPFQTPISPETLQPQVRQLQLQQLLQQPMLMQTVPRVQPVGMSQLGMPASPQLGNLLPLESATLRYLQPLVASPMQTLAASMTGRSMPFMSPSSFSSNANSLVSSGLPQPRNVLGSIGSISPGAPFQERSRFRQPTRYGFQSYTRRSFLRPQYQRRLDDVNEGNLDGIEPEVIGKEEVTTPGSYTTESVPNSDGDTLINSSVGFGPITVEAKTAEGARAAQSTAEDKRHNIAKVLLLKNRKQSTKRP, from the exons ATGACATGGTTTTGTTATCACCGCAGTATTCTTCGggtgttgttttgttcattgtATTATCTTGGAAGTGTTCATCCAAAACCAATACCACAGGATGGTGGCACAGTGACTCAAACTGGTGAACCGTCGCATTTTCAAGTCGATGACAAGGCCGCTGAAATAGAAGTTAATGCTAACCCGGCGGGAGTGAAAGTTAACGCCAAACCCGCTTCTCTTCAAGTTGTAGCAAAGCCTGGTACTCCAGCCGTTCCTATATTTCATCCATCAATACACCTGGCTCAGCACTATGCACCGCCTCCGGTTATTCATCGCCAGCCCGCTGTTTTTTATCATGGGTGTtcccattttcctttttgccacCCCTGGTTCTATAATGGCATTAAGAGAGGAAAGCTTCCGAGACCGGGGAATGATCAGAAAACCAAAAGGGCGCATAAATCAGACATTCCTCGAgcaaataaacacaaaagtgATGTCCAATCAAGGAAACGTCAATTCATATTTTCTGTTCCACAGCTTTCGCAGCCATCACCGTTAGGTGCTCTAACGGACTTCAACACCTTTGGATCTTACCGATATGGGTCGTTACCTCAGTTAGCAGGCGTAAACTCTCCTTTAGGTGGTTACATTTTACGACCAAATCCTCAAGTGTCATCATATGCCTCTCCTTCCCAACTAGCCTTCCAGCAACAGGCTCAACAGATTGCTTCGACAAGAAGCCTTTTTCCTACCATAGCAGATGCTCCGGAAAACTCAGAGAACTTGCGAGGTTATGAAAAGCTCTACAGGGAACTTAACAGCCTTACCACGATGTACAACGCCATGTTGAAACGGAAAACAATGGATAATTTTCAGGGTTTGGGATACAATAGCCCTTTTGGTATTGATAGCGGAGGAACATTCAGTAACGAAAGGAGTAACCTGGCTTATGTGCCCTCCATTCTAGGAACACCTCAATATTCAAGTCCAGCAGGTTATAGTAAACTTTACCTGCCTTCACAATTATCTCAACTCTATGCGCGGCAGCGCTCCCTCATGCAGCCCATCGGACTCCCAG GGTCCTCAGTCGCTGAGCAACCACTCTCCCCATATGCCGCATTGTCGCCCATGCTGCCGCGCTTGCAGATAGTGAGCAGATCAAAAGTCCCTCGGGCATTAGCAAAGAAAACGAGGAAGCACACAAGACGcatgagagaaaaaagaaaagctaaaCGTCAGACCTTCGTTGAACCAATCTTCGGCGAAGAACCTAATAACGTGGATGATTTAATGGAAGACGGCATCTCTCAGGGCTACAAGCGGGAACTTATTCTGGCACCAACTCTGCAAACATCGACGCAACAATTTCAGCCATTCCAGACTCCGATCTCTCCGGAAACGTTGCAGCCTCAAGTACGCCAGTTACAACTACAGCAGCTGCTGCAACAGCCAATGCTGATGCAAACAGTACCAAGGGTCCAACCAGTTGGTATGTCGCAGCTAGGTATGCCAGCTTCTCCGCAGCTTGGTAACCTCCTTCCGTTGGAATCAGCAACACTTCGATACCTCCAACCTTTAGTGGCTTCACCAATGCAAACACTAGCCGCCAGCATGACTGGTAGATCAATGCCTTTCATGTCACCATCTTCATTTTCCTCGAATGCAAACTCACTCGTTTCCAGTGGACTGCCTCAGCCCAGAAATGTATTAGGCTCTATAGGAAGTATTTCTCCTGGGGCTCCCTTCCAAGAAAGATCACGTTTTCGTCAGCCGACAAGATATGGATTTCAAAGCTACACAAGACGTTCCTTTCTACGGCCACAATACCAAAGGCGATTAGACGACGTCAATGAGGGAAATCTGGATGGAATAGAGCCAGAAGTTATAGGTAAGGAGGAAGTGACAACACCTGGCTCTTACACGACTGAAAGCGTACCAAATTCGGATGGGGATACTCTTATAAATTCATCCGTGGGATTTGGACCAATCACAGTTGAGGCTAAGACTGCAGAAGGGGCGAGGGCGGCGCAGTCAACTGCAGAAGATAAACGACACAATATTGCTAAGGTGCTTCTTCTCAAAAATAGAAAGCAGTCAACGAAACGACCGTGA
- the LOC141874897 gene encoding uncharacterized protein LOC141874897 isoform X1, translated as MKRRSVLGHVLSAFVDDEEQTIKPTVSTLISEWMRADIDSAGCMRAGQEFLGVNLKVSRTLEGNVESRNVKIRIINKFQYEPFLEENEKRISDIIQIYPKEFVFNPPAELVIKLPSCVGPQSCGQMVSIYCSNRSVRYSAKYLKWRLLDSHCFFVNVSRTEARIICKRSGLYTIKVTQQPQVITKLDPHTDCQRELKECKGIQIKFPIGCVAKKMSVTLQTISSDELCSEPTPVAVVSAWQTLDSWLPQSDFHLQDLNTRDMVDVTSSPVVLIRPSRYRFLRPVQLTLALLGNTFEDFFAREETRIVVMTSKVPDQETISWKYHYSTPEVKINESGFKVASFLITKGGLYKLVRRLANTETSFIKQISTSISREIPFNCRSNRRHFVSASLRGFMTEIAEPGKQFVLRIALFDSSQPANPDLCFVSEVCSQPLSLSLGLTRFLVRGSFEPDRDSPDHNEERIVMHTGKTLFVDFYLKLKLKDPTKLPDVIGKVSVYGAAEVQFYISLHKPTLTKELDDPVINNRRHQENAAKARVLTKRQSRAVFSPLQNAEDRDEEDISLSPNTSLSHDHSLPLLSSRPLTEGGTMRPTSPRSANLPGITAKSKCKLDCIQSAGSQEHSGEMLWDEILHYT; from the exons ATGAAAAGAAGAAGCGTTTTGGGACACGTTTTGAGTGCGTTTGTCGACGACGaagaacaaacaataaaaCCAACAGTCAG caCACTCATAAGTGAGTGGATGAGAGCGGATATAGATTCAGCTGGATGCATGAGAGCAGGGCAGGAATTTCTTGGAGTTAATCTCAAAGTCTCGCGGACCCTTGAGGGTAATGTCGAGTCAAGAAATGTGAAGATTAGGATCATCAacaaatttcaatatgaacCGTTTCTGGAGGAAAACGAAAAGAGAATCTCAGACATAATACAAATCTATCCAAAggagtttgttttcaatcctCCAGCGGAACTGGTTATAAAGCTACCGAGCTGTGTTGGTCCCCAGAGCTGTGGACAGATGGTGAGCATTTATTGCAGTAACAGATCGGTGAGGTACAGCGCAAAATACCTAAAATGGAGGCTCCTGGACTCGCATTGTTTCTTTGTGAATGTGTCAAGGACTGAAGCGAGGATCATCTGTAAGAGAAGCGGGCTATACACAATAAAAGTCACCCAGCAACCTCAGGTAATTACGAAATTGGATCCACACACCGATTGTCAACGGGAGCTGAAAGAGTGTAAGGgaattcaaatcaaatttccTATCGGCTGTGTAGCAAAGAAGATGTCCGTTACCTTACAAACGATTTCCAGCGATGAATTGTGCAGCGAACCGACGCCAGTGGCAGTGGTTTCAGCTTGGCAAACACTTGATTCTTGGCTTCCACAGAGCGACTTCCATCTCCAAGATTTGAACACAAGGGATATGGTAGATGTCACGTCTAGTCCCGTTGTTCTTATCCGTCCGTCGAGGTATCGTTTCCTTCGGCCTGTTCAATTAACCCTGGCCCTGCTGGGGAATACCTTTGAAGATTTCTTTGCCAGGGAAGAGACACGAATTGTTGTAATGACGAGCAAGGTTCCCGACCAGGAGACAATTTCTTGGAAATATCACTACAGCACACCAGAG gtgaaaattaatgaaagtgGCTTTAAAGTTGCGTCGTTCTTGATCACAAAAGGAGGACTTTACAAGCTCGTTCGACGATTAGCAAACACCGAAACTTCCTTCATTAAACAGATATCGACCAGCATTTCAAGAGAAATCCCTTTCAACTGCAGAAGCAACAGAAGACATTTTGTCAGTGCGTCGCTCCGAGGTTTTATGACGGAAATAGCAGAGCCTGGAAAGCAGTTTGTGCTGAGGATAGCCTTGTTTGACAGTTCACAGCCTGCAAATCCTGATTTGTGTTTTGTATCCGAGGTTTGTAGTCAACCTCTCTCACTGTCTCTTGGCTTAACTCGATTTCTCGTGCGCGGATCTTTCGAGCCTGACAGAGATTCCCCTGATCACAATGAAGAGCGAATAGTCATGCACACGGGCAAGACACTGTTTGTTGATTTCTACTTGAAATTGAAGCTTAAGGATCCAACGAAACTGCCGGATGTGATTGGCAAGGTATCCGTTTATGGAGCAGCAGAAGTACAATTCTACATCAGCCTGCACAAACCAACCCTG ACAAAGGAGTTGGACGATCCAGTCATCAACAATCGAAGACACCAGGAAAACGCAGCCAAAGCACGAGTTTTAACGAAGAGGCAATCCAGAGCCGTCTTCTCACCGTTGCAAAACGCAGAGGACCGTG ATGAAGAGGACATTTCTCTTTCGCCTAACACGAGCTTATCCCATGATCACTCCCTTCCTTTGCTTTCTTCAAGACCTTTGACGGAGGGCGGAACCATGCGACCAACTTCACCGCGTAGTGCTAATCTTCCTGGAATCACAGCAAAATCAAAGTGCAAACTTGATTGCATTCAGTCTGCAGGATCCCAAGAGCACTCAGGGGAAATGCTGTGGGACGAAATCTTGCATTACACTTGA
- the LOC141866761 gene encoding uncharacterized protein LOC141866761, which produces MAAFRGLWLCLLGIVLMSFVDDISSKGTKTKRSSRKNSVRYTVHEKPPELVVNADPEGVKVQAKPSKLQVIAYPHLQGFSPYEHTAVLGPHSPPVNIGPNAPPVHIGPHVPALHLSPRVPSLHYGTNAPLLHVRPHVPFVHMAPPMHAVNALTGPPVHVMSPSTVYHQPPVVFHQPHFSYPAPAFGGFGAFGGYGPGIGGFPAAPGFFGRSTIPENDNEDDEDNDNDTDDDSQGKKSKSKRDVFAQKVKRQWFGWHPFPHTVNVGPHTPPIHVGPHYPPVHIGPHVPAVHIGPHVPVINVPSHVPAIHVRPHVPAVHLGPPVPIINAGNHFPAVHVTSPPTIYHRPPIVIHQPHIVHPYGGWKKRSKIAKSKNSKDDKLEQTEENETEASSEDEKTKNEETKISEVKNMGKEDKSQESSGELREDSGESPQQEQKSTKDDADVRPKRQMFSNANSGPNGDSVIFVHPNEHGAGSPAGLGELAGGRGNPLEGGNPAEPFGDLSSKAFGEGFNPNSFSEGGQGGEMGAGGDSLAGLAGASLGGAAGLGGAAGLGGAAGLGGNEGSPAGANSFSEGGALGGLGGQGAPEGELGGLGGLGGAMSSPMTGGLGGEEARSTVPRSFIPRRFREVTKGYLTRNPLDDGRRAAIVKKTQIPQPGQ; this is translated from the coding sequence ATGGCAGCCTTTCGGGGATTATGGCTCTGCCTTTTGGGGATTGTTTTGATGAGTTTCGTCGACGATATCAGTTCTAAAGGAACGAAGACGAAACGAAGCTCAAGGAAAAATAGCGTTCGTTACACGGTCCATGAGAAACCGCCAGAGCTGGTCGTGAATGCTGATCCCGAGGGAGTAAAAGTTCAAGCAAAGCCTTCGAAGCTTCAAGTCATAGCTTATCCTCATTTACAAGGATTTAGCCCGTATGAACACACAGCTGTCCTTGGACCGCATAGTCCTCCAGTGAATATTGGCCCAAACGCACCCCCAGTTCATATTGGACCACACGTGCCTGCTCTTCATCTCAGCCCTAGAGTTCCAAGTCTTCATTATGGAACAAACGCACCGCTACTACACGTAAGGCCTCATGTTCCGTTTGTACATATGGCGCCTCCCATGCACGCCGTGAACGCATTAACTGGCCCGCCCGTGCATGTCATGTCGCCATCAACAGTATATCACCAGCCACCGGTTGTTTTCCATCAGCCGCACTTTAGTTATCCTGCTCCAGCATTTGGTGGATTTGGTGCATTTGGAGGCTACGGGCCTGGAATAGGTGGTTTTCCAGCAGCTCCTGGATTCTTCGGACGTTCCACGATCCCTGAAAACGACAACGAAGACGATGAAGACAATGACAACGACACTGACGATGAttctcaaggaaaaaaaagtaaatcaaAACGTGATGTTTTCGcacaaaaagttaaaagacAGTGGTTTGGATGGCATCCATTCCCACACACTGTCAACGTAGGTCCACACACACCACCCATTCACGTCGGACCGCATTATCCTCCTGTTCACATTGGTCCACACGTACCAGCAGTGCACATTGGACCCCATGTCCCGGTTATCAATGTTCCATCTCATGTCCCTGCCATCCATGTACGCCCTCATGTTCCCGCTGTCCATCTTGGTCCTCCTGTGCCTATTATAAATGCTGGAAACCACTTTCCTGCTGTACACGTTACTTCACCTCCTACCATTTACCATCGTCCCCCGATAGTAATTCACCAGCCTCACATTGTTCATCCTTATGGCGGATGGAAGAAAAGGTCAAAAATAGCGAAATCCAAAAACTCAAAAGACGATAAATTGGAGCAGACTGAAGAGAATGAGACCGAAGCAAGCAGCGaggatgaaaaaacaaaaaacgaagaaaccaaaatttctGAAGTAAAAAACATGggtaaagaagacaaatctcAAGAATCAAGTGGAGAACTACGGGAGGATAGCGGAGAATCTCcccaacaagaacaaaaaagcacGAAAGATGATGCCGACGTCCGACCTAAGCGTCAAATGTTCTCGAATGCTAATTCCGGACCAAACGGTGATTCAGTAATATTCGTTCATCCAAATGAGCACGGCGCCGGAAGCCCTGCTGGACTAGGCGAATTGGCTGGTGGCCGTGGCAATCCTTTGGAAGGCGGTAATCCTGCTGAGCCTTTCGGGGACCTGTCTTCCAAGGCATTTGGGGAGGGTTTCAACCCCAACTCATTTTCAGAAGGAGGTCAAGGAGGAGAAATGGGTGCTGGCGGAGACAGCCTCGCTGGCCTAGCTGGTGCAAGCCTCGGAGGAGCAGCTGGCCTAGGAGGAGCAGCAGGCCTCGGAGGTGCGGCAGGGCTTGGAGGAAATGAAGGTTCACCTGCAGGAGCTAACAGCTTTTCTGAGGGTGGAGCATTGGGTGGTCTTGGGGGACAGGGTGCTCCTGAAGGAGAACTTGGAGGGCTTGGAGGCTTGGGAGGTGCAATGTCATCGCCAATGACAGGAGGACTCGGCGGAGAAGAGGCTAGATCCACTGTCCCGCGTTCTTTCATCCCCAGAAGATTTAGAGAAGTAACAAAGGGGTATCTCACAAGAAACCCTCTTGATGATGGAAGGAGAGCAGCGATAGTGAAAAAGACTCAGATTCCACAGCCTGGACAATAG
- the LOC141868680 gene encoding uncharacterized protein LOC141868680, translating to MSRQHSQSLRSSACSNATGTGKKQVDSTLTLLKHGRRLDKEDDTQSFASSHWDTDLEDDFPGKDKGVSDKETYLKTCDALGVTPVSRFGNEIGQEEIKINHRFLKGMGMTAIASALLRNKTTSKLNIAHNELSIESGKCIGRLLKSNRALTELNLANNNIRKEGIIAIAQALPHNDTIRKLDLARNGLGDSDARLLAEGIAKNDSLFIVNLSYNNFSEASGVSFGDALTYNNSLLELDLSWNFIRRAGEEAIAKSLRYNSSLEKLNLSWNGLDDCGTKELGESLKRNSTIKELDISNNRISDKGLINIAVGIEGSDKLEVLNVSHNLIFGSFEGVKKVLEGLHKNGAPALRVLGILDIKLDHECQVLLDQLMKKRGNILSVMNGCKKPSNFITKKKNANPVDFLRAYLNKNKIHASDLFKSLGPGCQFRDSLSREVFMNGMRRLKVMEDPHLVKLVAILDTDGDGEIDYSEFVKMFFQRQ from the coding sequence ATGTCTCGACAACACTCACAAAGTTTGCGATCATCGGCTTGCTCCAATGCAACAGGTACCGGCAAAAAGCAGGTAGATTCAACTCTTACTCTTTTGAAACATGGAAGAAGACTTGACAAGGAAGACGACACGCAATCCTTTGCCAGTTCACATTGGGATACGGACCTTGAGGATGATTTCCCAGGCAAGGACAAGGGCGTTTCGGACAAAGAAACTTACTTAAAAACATGTGATGCATTAGGTGTCACTCCAGTGTCTCGATTTGGAAATGAAATTGGTCAAGAGGAGATCAAGATAAACCATAGGTTTCTGAAGGGGATGGGCATGACTGCGATCGCCTCTGCCCTTCTAAGAAACAAAACCACTTCCAAATTGAACATTGCCCACAACGAGTTAAGCATTGAGAGTGGAAAATGCATCGGAAGGCTCTTGAAGTCGAACAGGGCTCTAACAGAGCTTAATTTAGCCAATAACAATATAAGAAAGGAAGGTATCATCGCTATTGCGCAGGCACTTCCGCACAACGACACCATTAGAAAGTTAGATCTTGCCAGGAATGGACTTGGCGACAGTGATGCTAGACTTTTGGCCGAGGGTATTGCAAAAAATGATTCTCTATTCATTGTTAATCTCAGTTACAATAACTTTTCCGAGGCTTCTGGGGTTTCTTTTGGGGATGCTCTTACCTACAATAATTCGCTTCTGGAACTTGACCTCAGTTGGAACTTCATAAGAAGGGCTGGAGAGGAGGCTATTGCCAAAAGCTTGCGTTATAACAGTTCTTTGGAGAAGCTGAATCTTTCATGGAACGGTTTAGACGATTGTGGTACCAAAGAACTCGGAGAGTCTTTGAAGCGAAACTCAACCATCAAGGAGCTCGACATCAGTAACAACAGAATCTCAGATAAAGGACTTATTAACATTGCTGTGGGAATAGAAGGAAGCGATAAACTAGAAGTCCTCAATGTCAGCCACAATTTGATTTTCGGCTCTTTTGAAGGAGTGAAGAAAGTGCTTGAAGGTTTGCACAAAAACGGTGCCCCGGCTTTGAGAGTCCTAGGCATCTTAGACATAAAGCTTGATCATGAATGCCAAGTTTTACTAGATCAGCTTATGAAAAAACGAGGGAATATACTCTCTGTAATGAACGGCTGCAAAAAGCCGAGCAATTTTATCACCAAGAAGAAAAACGCGAATCCAGTTGACTTTCTCAGAGcgtatttaaacaaaaataaaatccatGCGTCTGATTTGTTTAAGAGCTTAGGTCCTGGATGCCAATTCCGAGACAGCCTATCCAGAGAGGTTTTCATGAATGGAATGAGGCGATTGAAGGTCATGGAAGACCCACACCTTGTAAAACTCGTTGCAATCTTGGATACAGATGGTGACGGAGAAATTGATTACAGTGAAtttgttaaaatgtttttccaaCGACAATAA
- the LOC141874899 gene encoding leucine-rich repeat-containing protein 75B-like, translating to MSCCSAKTIEDKLQPYELRSMYICQIRRLCKKGVFREAINVFRELSSNLGVTSERKRLSRLGIADLISAKEFLVDRDAFIYLDRLHEALAYRDVRQVSHICNLLLRHFGFNPKKDVLDSLEKATSETLRNSNLSLIRIYGFDLSDKRNFKKLLALISRCPRIKRLELGFCSLTGDSACKLFEETMKLETLHYLGFRGNKLDMESVHKLHRLLKHPENFPYLVWVDFRNNKGITTIPGDLVQLLRQRREKHRDLNGAVDETSIISVQDAITGRLF from the exons ATGTCTTGTTGCTCCGCAAAAACGATTGAAGATAAACTTCAGCCTTACGAATTACGCTCGATGTACATTTGTCAGATAAGAAGACTTTGCAAAAAGGGAGTATTTAGAGAAGCTATTAACGTTTTTCGTGAG CTTTCAAGTAACCTTGGAGTAACTTCGGAGAGAAAGAGATTAAGTCGTCTTGGAATTGCAGACCTCATATCTGCAAAGGAATTTCTCGTTGATAGAGATGCTTTTATATATTTGGACAG ACTCCACGAGGCCTTGGCATATAGAGATGTGCGTCAAGTTAGTCACATATGCAACCTACTTCTCAGACATTTTGGCTTCAACCcgaaaaaagatgttttggaCAGTTTGGAAAAAGCCACCTCAGAGACACTGCGAAACTCTAACTTGTCACTCATACGCATCTATGGTTTTGACCTGTCAGATAAAAGGAACTTCAAGAAATTACTTGCTCTAATTTCAAGATGCCCGCGGATTAAGAGGCTAGAGTTGGGATTTTGTTCCTTGACCGGGGATAGTGCTTGCAAGTTGTTTGAAGAAACAATGAAGCTAGAGACACTTCATTATCTAG GTTTCCGTGGTAACAAACTTGACATGGAGTCGGTACACAAGCTTCATAGATTGTTAAAACATCCCGaaaattttccttatttggtgtGGGTAGATTTTCGTAAcaacaaaggaataacaactATTCCAGGAGACCTCGTCCAGCTTCTTAGGCAACGTAGAGAAAAACATCGAGACTTAAATGGGGCTGTGGACGAAACATCAATTATAAGTGTGCAGGATGCAATAACTGGGAGACTATTTTGA
- the LOC141874897 gene encoding uncharacterized protein LOC141874897 isoform X2, whose amino-acid sequence MATKQYNSTLISEWMRADIDSAGCMRAGQEFLGVNLKVSRTLEGNVESRNVKIRIINKFQYEPFLEENEKRISDIIQIYPKEFVFNPPAELVIKLPSCVGPQSCGQMVSIYCSNRSVRYSAKYLKWRLLDSHCFFVNVSRTEARIICKRSGLYTIKVTQQPQVITKLDPHTDCQRELKECKGIQIKFPIGCVAKKMSVTLQTISSDELCSEPTPVAVVSAWQTLDSWLPQSDFHLQDLNTRDMVDVTSSPVVLIRPSRYRFLRPVQLTLALLGNTFEDFFAREETRIVVMTSKVPDQETISWKYHYSTPEVKINESGFKVASFLITKGGLYKLVRRLANTETSFIKQISTSISREIPFNCRSNRRHFVSASLRGFMTEIAEPGKQFVLRIALFDSSQPANPDLCFVSEVCSQPLSLSLGLTRFLVRGSFEPDRDSPDHNEERIVMHTGKTLFVDFYLKLKLKDPTKLPDVIGKVSVYGAAEVQFYISLHKPTLTKELDDPVINNRRHQENAAKARVLTKRQSRAVFSPLQNAEDRDEEDISLSPNTSLSHDHSLPLLSSRPLTEGGTMRPTSPRSANLPGITAKSKCKLDCIQSAGSQEHSGEMLWDEILHYT is encoded by the exons ATGGCCACAAAACAATACAACAG caCACTCATAAGTGAGTGGATGAGAGCGGATATAGATTCAGCTGGATGCATGAGAGCAGGGCAGGAATTTCTTGGAGTTAATCTCAAAGTCTCGCGGACCCTTGAGGGTAATGTCGAGTCAAGAAATGTGAAGATTAGGATCATCAacaaatttcaatatgaacCGTTTCTGGAGGAAAACGAAAAGAGAATCTCAGACATAATACAAATCTATCCAAAggagtttgttttcaatcctCCAGCGGAACTGGTTATAAAGCTACCGAGCTGTGTTGGTCCCCAGAGCTGTGGACAGATGGTGAGCATTTATTGCAGTAACAGATCGGTGAGGTACAGCGCAAAATACCTAAAATGGAGGCTCCTGGACTCGCATTGTTTCTTTGTGAATGTGTCAAGGACTGAAGCGAGGATCATCTGTAAGAGAAGCGGGCTATACACAATAAAAGTCACCCAGCAACCTCAGGTAATTACGAAATTGGATCCACACACCGATTGTCAACGGGAGCTGAAAGAGTGTAAGGgaattcaaatcaaatttccTATCGGCTGTGTAGCAAAGAAGATGTCCGTTACCTTACAAACGATTTCCAGCGATGAATTGTGCAGCGAACCGACGCCAGTGGCAGTGGTTTCAGCTTGGCAAACACTTGATTCTTGGCTTCCACAGAGCGACTTCCATCTCCAAGATTTGAACACAAGGGATATGGTAGATGTCACGTCTAGTCCCGTTGTTCTTATCCGTCCGTCGAGGTATCGTTTCCTTCGGCCTGTTCAATTAACCCTGGCCCTGCTGGGGAATACCTTTGAAGATTTCTTTGCCAGGGAAGAGACACGAATTGTTGTAATGACGAGCAAGGTTCCCGACCAGGAGACAATTTCTTGGAAATATCACTACAGCACACCAGAG gtgaaaattaatgaaagtgGCTTTAAAGTTGCGTCGTTCTTGATCACAAAAGGAGGACTTTACAAGCTCGTTCGACGATTAGCAAACACCGAAACTTCCTTCATTAAACAGATATCGACCAGCATTTCAAGAGAAATCCCTTTCAACTGCAGAAGCAACAGAAGACATTTTGTCAGTGCGTCGCTCCGAGGTTTTATGACGGAAATAGCAGAGCCTGGAAAGCAGTTTGTGCTGAGGATAGCCTTGTTTGACAGTTCACAGCCTGCAAATCCTGATTTGTGTTTTGTATCCGAGGTTTGTAGTCAACCTCTCTCACTGTCTCTTGGCTTAACTCGATTTCTCGTGCGCGGATCTTTCGAGCCTGACAGAGATTCCCCTGATCACAATGAAGAGCGAATAGTCATGCACACGGGCAAGACACTGTTTGTTGATTTCTACTTGAAATTGAAGCTTAAGGATCCAACGAAACTGCCGGATGTGATTGGCAAGGTATCCGTTTATGGAGCAGCAGAAGTACAATTCTACATCAGCCTGCACAAACCAACCCTG ACAAAGGAGTTGGACGATCCAGTCATCAACAATCGAAGACACCAGGAAAACGCAGCCAAAGCACGAGTTTTAACGAAGAGGCAATCCAGAGCCGTCTTCTCACCGTTGCAAAACGCAGAGGACCGTG ATGAAGAGGACATTTCTCTTTCGCCTAACACGAGCTTATCCCATGATCACTCCCTTCCTTTGCTTTCTTCAAGACCTTTGACGGAGGGCGGAACCATGCGACCAACTTCACCGCGTAGTGCTAATCTTCCTGGAATCACAGCAAAATCAAAGTGCAAACTTGATTGCATTCAGTCTGCAGGATCCCAAGAGCACTCAGGGGAAATGCTGTGGGACGAAATCTTGCATTACACTTGA